A window of the Terriglobales bacterium genome harbors these coding sequences:
- a CDS encoding PilZ domain-containing protein: protein MSQEKRAFPRFEISEQAIVTDEKGATLGHVEKVGGGGMTLRAESAAVAQKLEPGHALRVTIVEPSNQVSNTLDVVIRYRSGSEVGVQFVSGSETGKFPALK from the coding sequence GTGAGCCAGGAGAAGCGGGCGTTCCCGCGCTTCGAGATATCCGAACAGGCGATCGTGACGGACGAAAAGGGCGCGACGCTGGGGCACGTGGAGAAAGTCGGCGGCGGCGGGATGACGCTGCGGGCAGAGTCGGCGGCGGTGGCCCAGAAGCTGGAGCCCGGGCACGCGCTGCGCGTGACCATCGTGGAGCCCAGCAACCAGGTGTCGAACACGCTGGACGTGGTGATCCGCTACCGCAGCGGGAGCGAGGTCGGCGTGCAGTTCGTGAGCGGCAGCGAGACGGGGAAGTTCCCGGCGCTGAAGTAG